In a genomic window of Gadus chalcogrammus isolate NIFS_2021 chromosome 17, NIFS_Gcha_1.0, whole genome shotgun sequence:
- the LOC130369811 gene encoding procollagen C-endopeptidase enhancer 2-like, translating into MALVTVALGWTSAQSALNHTRPVFQCGGHLVTDSGFVASEGFPNQYQPNSKCTWYITVPAGHVVMLSFRLFDMEADATCRYDYLDVFNGHTRLVQRLGRFCGTFRPGALIATSNTMMLTMVADGSTAGRGFVAFFSAGKPHVEENQFCGGRLTKEQGSVQTPNWPTSDYPAGISCSWHISVEPSNVIEVKFAKLDLEPDTYCRYDYVAFFNGGERDDSRRIGKFCGDTAPGTIVTNGNELLVQFVSDLSVTSDGFMAFYSSVPRGARAPGPGGDFIYSPNTVSRTQRPATQPTPKPTRPTPKPRPRPGTRPAARRPVAKPKAKPKAAKPSAKPKAAKPSAKPKVAKPKVAKPTPKPKVAKPPAKPKAAKPTHKPKVAKPTAKPKVAKPKAYKPRIKTTAKPWPTFKLKATAKTKLNKFKPTPKPSMKSTVKPSKAKAKVKPTPKPLATPVRPTHKGAVQIGAKPVVKPNIQPKGKPKVPAKHVDGKTTTKKPALIKKLLASVNPQCNQACKRIGTLQSNFCPQDYVIAGRVSSLTPGARGSVVAEVSVIKAYKTGGLKLLKTGPAVSVKLSSTCRRCPGLQTGRTYVLMGKVDSQGGGLLTPSSFTLLYKPAHAKALANYVRKTC; encoded by the exons gccggTCTTCCAATGTGGGGGTCACCTGGTGACGGACTCAGGCTTCGTAGCGAGTGAGGGCTTCCCCAACCAATACCAGCCCAACAGTAAATGCACCTGGTACATCACC gtcccgGCGGGCCACGTGGTCATGCTGTCCTTCCGGCTGTTTGACATGGAGGCGGACGCCACCTGTCGCTACGACTACCTGGACGTGTTCAACGGACACACGCGCCTGGTGCAGCGGCTCGGACGCTTCTGCGGGACCTTCCGGCCCGGGGCGCTGATCGCCACCTCCAACACCATGATGCTCACCATGGTGGCCGACGGCAGCACCGCCGGACGCGGCTTCGTGGCTTTCTTCAGCGCCGGGAAGCCCCACGTGGAAG AGAACCAGTTCTGCGGGGGCCGGCTGACCAAGGAGCAGGGCTCCGTCCAGACACCCAACTGGCCCACCTCTGATTACCCAGCAGGCATCAGTTGCTCCTGGCACATCTCTGTGGAGCCCAGTAAT GTGATCGAGGTGAAGTTCGCCAAACTGGACTTGGAGCCTGACACCTACTGTCGCTACGACTATGTGGCGTTCTTCAATGGTGGCGAGAGGGACGACTCGCGGCGCATCGGGAAGTTCTGCGGGGACACGGCGCcggg AACCATCGTGACCAACGGCAACGAGTTGCTGGTGCAGTTTGTGTCCGACCTCAGCGTGACCTCTGATGGCTTCATGGCGTTCTACTCCAGCGTGCCCCGGGGGGCGCGGGCCCCCGGCCCTGGGGGGGACTTCATCTACAGCCCCAACACGGTCTCCAGGACCCAGAGACCAGCAACCCAACCCACCCCCAAGCCCACCAGACCCACCCCCAAGCCCAGACCGAGACCTGGGACCAGACCGGCAGCCAGACGCCCTGTAGCTAAACCTAAAGCTAAACCCAAAGCAGCTAAACCTAGCGCTAAACCCAAAGCAGCTAAACCTAGTGCTAAACCTAAAGTAGCTAAACCCAAAGTAGCTAAACCCACCCCCAAACCTAAAGTAGCTAAACCCCCCGCTAAACCCAAAGCAGCTAAACCAACTCACAAACCCAAAGTAGCCAAACCCACCGCTAAACCAAAAGTTGCTAAACCTAAGGCGTATAAGCCCAGGATTAAAACTACAGCAAAGCCATGGCCTACTTTCAAACTTAAAGCCACGGCAAAAACGAAGTTGAACAAGTTCAAACCGACGCCAAAACCAAGCATGAAATCTACAGTAAAGCCCTCGAAAGCTAAAGCTAAGGTTAAGCCCACCCCAAAACCGCTAGCCACGCCAGTGAGGCCGACTCATAAAGGAGCGGTTCAAATCGGCGCTAAACCCGTGGTGAAACCTAACATCCAACCAAAGGGCAAGCCTAAAGTTCCAGCTAAACATGTAGACGGCAAGACCACGACCAAGAAACCAGCCCTGATTAAGAAAC TTCTAGCATCTGTGAACCCGCAGTGTAACCAAGCGTGCAAACGAATAGGAACCCTGCAGTCCAACTTCTGCCCACAGGACTACG TGATCGCGGGCAGGGTTTCCTCTCTGACGCCCGGGGCCAGGGGCAGCGTGGTGGCGGAGGTGTCCGTTATCAAGGCTTACAAGACAGGAGGCCTGAAGCTCCTCAAGACCGGTCCCGCCGTCTCCGTAAAGCTCAGCTCCACCTGCAGGAGGTGTCCTGGGCTGCAGACAG gTCGGACCTATGTGTTGATGGGGAAGGTGGACTCCCAGGGTGGAGGACTGCTGACGCCCTCCAGCTTCACTCTCCTCTATAAGCCCGCCCACGCCAAGGCGCTGGCCAATTACGTCCGGAAGACCTGCTGA
- the LOC130369666 gene encoding transmembrane protein 272-like, producing the protein MSSQALMGRLRNRPQPPTAVLALSKLMVCALPVAQIVIGSLYLHQCPRQRLIPVYLVVVGVFGLMLSLLSCLPCSQQAEDGSSTALGRVCATWNSLTSLFLFCWFIAGNVWIYSIYQPNYNHTTTAVEPYCHKTLYLFAFWTTTLLYILLGLFLLGGCCTLLCFCAFGRADPDDNV; encoded by the exons ATGTCAAGTCAAGCTCTTATGGGACGGCTCCGCAACCGGCCCCAGCCCCCCACGGCCGTACTCG CACTGTCGAAGCTGATGGTGTGTGCTCTCCCTGTGGCACAGATTGTCATCG GCTCCCTGTACCTGCACCAGTGTCCCCGGCAGCGCCTCATCCCCGtctacctggtggtggtgggggtgttcgGCCTGATGCTCAGCCTGCTCAGCTGCCTGCCCTGCTCCCAGCAGGCGGAGGACGGCTCCAGCACGGCGCTCGGCCGTGTGTGTGCCACCTGGAACTCCCTGACCTCGCTCTTCCTCTTCTGCTGGTTCATCGCCG GAAATGTGTGGATCTACTCCATCTACcagcccaactacaaccacaccACCACGGCCGTGGAGCCGTACTGCCACAAGACGCTGTACCTGTTTGCCTTCTGGACCACCACGCTGCTGTACATCCTGCTGGGCCTGTTCCTGCTCGGGGGGTGCTGCACTCTGCTGTGCTTCTGCGCCTTCGGCCGGGCCGACCCCGACGACAACGTCTAG